A window of Salvia splendens isolate huo1 chromosome 8, SspV2, whole genome shotgun sequence genomic DNA:
ttaaaaaaattataaaaataacagtTCTTTgatcgaaaaaaaaatgtttaggAAGTTTCCTAGCTAGCAGCGCCCAAAACCaccataaaaaatattaagaatAATTACTCGATTAAATGAACAAAataagataatgagaatattttCTCGATTTACTGAATgaacaaaatatgaaaatactAATAAGTTATCAATCAGTTCACCAGTTttcttagaaaaataaaaacaaatctgATTATAGATTATAGAATGCCGTGcaaaacaaaattacaaattgaatGGATAATAGTGTCACTGTTGAATTGGAATAAAATATGGGTAATATGTATATCTCTTTACACTCCCCACTATCATATGACGATATAATATGATAACGTTAATAATGAATTCAGAAAACAAAATTTATGGAATTGATAATATGACATTTGAATTACGGATTTATAAACCATTTGAGTCTTCATATTCATAATATTTATCAATTTGGATACATTTAACGCTTATTCAATCATATCATCAAACACGTTACATGCAAACATCTCAATAATATTAATTCAAGGTATTTACAATTGAGTTTTAAAGTTGTGAAACAAAACTAAATTTCTCCCAAAGTTTACTAATTTTTACAATTtgaccaaaaaaaaaagtaaaattgaTGGAATTACAGGTGGTGATATAATAGTCGTTTAAATAAAGAGATTGGAATAAAACTTTAGCTTTGTGGTCCAGAAAAAAGGTTATAACATAGTCCAAAAATATATGTTGACAGCTTCAATAATTAGTCAACCTTTCCTCGACATTTTTGACAACTGTTTCCCATCACTCTCATTATCATTAAtattcttttcatttctctttttttttctttaccaATAAAGATCGATTCATTTAGTAGTGATTTATCTAAATATTTAATTCACTTATAATTTTTTGTATCACTACTCTATACCTTTTATTAAAGTCATATCACCTTCTCATCCTATATCAAATCACCTTTTATTCAACATTAAATAagactattaatttattattacgttaattgaaattcataaaagtatttttttaagtgaGCATTATTATGGCTTCATAGTTTTATTACAGAATAAATCTTTAATCATTGCTAGGCGATGGGACTTTGTGCatgtaaatattaatttatgaatGCAAATCTTATTGTATGAATGCATGTCATAATTGTCCTAAAACTTTTCAATTTCTTGATTTTCCAAGTctagatatatatatttaagatAAGCAAAACATTGCCCTACACATGTGTCTGTTCCCCCTTATTCCAACACTAAGAATAATgctttacaattttattgtgtATGATTCACTGGAAGATTATTCTGATTGTGATAAGGATTTTTATCAGCAgataaaataactaaatttcTTTACTGATTTTGATGTTACTCTATATTTAAAGTTAAGGATTAATTTCTTTGTAATGACAAGAAAATTTGGAATATAATAAACAAGAAAAATACTACTGTATTTGGACTATTTCTGCAAAATGGAATTTACTGGGCCCAGTAATTTCAAAACTAAGCCCATCACTGCATTTGGGGCTTTGGGCCTTTTATAAGACTAAGAAACTGCAATTGGCCCAATCGTTTCAAAACTGAGCTTATCGTCCCTCCCCAACCCGTTGGCTATGCTTTGGACTTTATTATtaacaaaacaaattatttttccTTTATCAATACAATATTGGCCTTTTATCAAAAAAATCTATAGCATAATATTTGTATCACTTTTATATGtgacaatataatataaaatcttTGTCACCTATATAAAATTCGAGATACAAACATTATcttaatatttaaatagttaactTTGACAAAAATAGTTCACTTTTAATGTCTTAGAATTATTTAGTTGGTGTCGAAATATTAGTAGTTGAACTGGTTACCTACTATTTTTTGTAGTACTTATTTTGACCCTTCTTCGGGAAATCATCTAGAATTAGtaatgaaaaagtaaaagaattgCCATAACACACCAACCACGATAGATATAGATGACTTGGTCTACGAgtaatagtattaaattaaatacactAGTTtcatttattcaaataaattataaagtatttattattataatatttctaTTCGAATTAATACTAGTTTAATTTTTGAAACCTAGAATTTTGATATCTCACTTAGTTATTACATCTTTCCTTACACAAAATGTGATATCATGCTATGAAATTGACAAGCTTAGTTTGAATAGTTTCTATATTAAGAAATAAATTTGCAATTTTTCACATTGAAGAAATAAGCAATGAAATAACTAAGGTAAAAAGATAAGCAATGAATAGTTTCTATATTAATTAGCTCTCAATGTGTGCTTCCATAAATTTTTATATCTATTGCAACAATTCATTATGGTTATGGAGAAGCATATGGTTCTCTACATTATATCTAAATTAGGTATGGTTAGTAAAATAAATTCGGTCTTATTTTATGTCGCATTTCATTTGATAAAATCTTGACCTGCATGAAATGCAATATTGGTGATATCGTGCGAATATTATATTCATGAAATAGAGaaaacacaattaattaaaatatattgatatttaaaaatctaaatttaaaattaattttataaaattaaatataatattgaaataaagaaacgaAGTGAAGAATGATAAaatggaagaagaatgataattttaaaataatatcagatttagtacaacacaataataatatcagatttaaaatgttaaaagtgtaaaaagaccaaattgtaTAACACCCAAAAGGGCATtttggattaaaaaaaaagCTAAAAGGACCAATTTTGAAAGAAACCCTTAATTTAAGACTACTGgcaatatttttaaagtccaaaaaTTATAGACAAAATAAACATACAGTACATGGACCATTTTTGTAATTCATTCTAAAAACAATAGTATATCACACTAAATACAAATCCATGAATAAAATGCAATACAATATTTGTTGGAGGCTAAATTATCAATAATTCAAGGTCTATTGTAGTGGGACCCTTCACTATGAACACTAATTTAGCATCTATTCACTAACTTAATTGCTGTTAATAATCATTGTATGGATCTATGTATAATTGATACTCCTATATTCAATTAGATTTTGTGTATTTTGAGGatctatattgatttttttgataATTGAATACTCCTTCATTTGTCATTTGATATCGTACATATATTAGTGAATCTTGTGTATAATTTAATATGCTAAGTTCGAAATAATCATGGATGTTGGACGCATTAAAAATTATACACGACTGCacaatatttgattttatacaTTGACAAGTGTTAAACGATATATAGCTATAAGAAACTGTTATAGATATCAATGTCACAATGGACtaagaaaatgtaaaaattcaaGAATCTATGTTTTTTAGTATAAAAGTTTTTTCAAACCTTATATTATGACAAACACATTAAATTACTAAGCTgtcattattaattataaacaaATAAAGATTTTATAAGCATTCAAAATTTGTACTAGTACACTGTACAGaattttataatagtaataatttataaatatgataaatttatgcTTGTGCACAATAAAACATGCAATTGCACGCTAtttaaatcaataaaaatatatactaaaatttaaaataagattACTCTATACATGAATGtatatgtatttatgcaatttcATATGTATGATACATATTCACACACGAAACATGTGTTGGAGACAtgataacaaaaaaatttaaaaatggaaaattcacatgaaattataaaaaatatcattactTGCCAACTATACTTTCTTgaatttttcttgaatttttacGAGGTCGTTCGTTTGCCATGTTGATTTATAACTAAATGTCATAGGTAATAACaattctttccattttagtctgttcattaaaaacaacaactttcaaacttattttaaaaaatctttACACTCATTTACATCTatttatttaccacttataTCACTAATAAAGTAGACCTCATAATTCACccacattaatttttttctctctctcttactttaccatttttttctctctcttactttaccacttttttctctccctctctcttactttgccAAATCGAGCATTAAAACACGTGTCGTTTcagatgtttctatttttaaaaaacggagagAGTATGTGATAACCCGAATATCAACATATACTATAGTatattaaaatagaaagaaaaagaaaaaataaattacaagaaTAACCTTAACAACTCTTGAACTTCTTAAAAAAAGGTAGGTAGAGAGAGTGGACTCCACTTAGACGTCACCGCATAATTCCCACCGACATGCGTGAATttcgtggcggacgtccgccattgtgcgtggcatgcacggatacggaattccgtcgAGGAATTCGCAGTTCAGCGGCGTTCCGCGGAACTGCGTGGGGAATTCCGTGCGAACGTCCGTCATTGCATTGATtcccgcggaattcccgtttattgcattattgtgggaagtccgtcgggaatttcgcggggaattccgccactgtgcagtggtaagtccgtatgacgtggcagtgcaatgggaagtccgtatggcgtggcaggaggtgttttaaGGAATTCCGCCAAGAGGTCCGCGCCACTGCTAATGCTCTCACGTTGATTTAATAAGACTAATTAAAGGGCCCGAAATTACATATTTACACACCCATATTTTCCTTTCCCTCTCAATGCAATTTGCGCTGCGCCTAAACACTTTCTTTCTCGGTATGTTGGTAATTTCGGTAAAATTAACAGTAAAAACAAGCAAATAAAAACGGAGAAGAAATGCACGAGAAAGTCCTATTCCACGGCGGCGGAGGAAGACGGCGACCACGGCGTCATGTCCATAGGGTAGCTTCCGAGCACTCTGAGGAAGGAGGTGAACTCCTGCACCTCCGCGAGTGCGTTCTGCGCCCTCACATCAGCCATTGACGCCTCGAAATCGACGTAGAAGATGTACTCGAAGTGCTTCGCCACGCCGCCGTTCGCGTCGTCGGCGAGGCGGATCGGGCGGTGGCGGTGCGGCCGCGACTCGATCTTCGTGAGGCTGATGTCGCGGAAGGCGAAAGCGGAGAGCACCTTGAACAGCACGCTCGTCCCCTCGTCGTGCGCGAACACGATGCTGGTTTTGAAAGGCCGATCGATCCGCGGAATAATCGGCTCTCGCGCCAGCATCACGAATCTGGTCACGTTGTTGTGGTCATCCTGGATTCCGTCGGCGAGGATCTGCATCCCGTAGAGCTCCGCCGCCCTCGCCGACGCAATCGCTGCCGTGTCGAGGAGTTTGTTCGCCGCGATGTACTCCGCGGCGCCGGCGGTGTCGTCGACAGCTTCGCGGATCACATTTAGCCCTAATTTGGTGAGCGATTGCTCGCATTGGGCGAGCGCCTGCGGGTGGCTGATCACGCGCGTGAGATACTCCTTCCTCACGCCGGGGAGCGTGAGGAGGCAGTGGTGGACGGGGAGCTGGACCTCGCCGACGATATGGAGGCGGTGGCGGAGGAGGAGGTCGTAATTGCGGTGGATCGAGCCGCCGAGGGAGTTCTCCACCGGCAGGACGGCGCGATCGGCGATCCAGAGCTCCACGGTTTGGAACGCCACCTCGAATTGGTCGCAGGGGATCGCTTCGCAGCCAGGGTACGCCTTCCCGGCGGCGGCTTCGCTGTACGCGCCGGGGACGCCTTGGTACGCCACGCGGAGCTTCTGGCCGTGCATCGGCGATGGCGATAGATCAGCGATGCTGAGCGCCTTCCGAATCGGCGTCGATTGCTGCTCGACGGGGACGAGATCGAGCGTGGCGTGGCCGTTGACGGCGGCGGCGTCGTCGGCGGTGTTCTGCTGCTGCGATTCAACTTTGCCGGCGAGTATAGAGCACGCGCTCTGCCACTCGTATCGGGTCCCGCTGGTGTGGCCCGACCCGAAGCTTTTGCCGGTGGTCTGATTCGTGCTGAAATTGATGCTGCACTGGATAGTCCGGTGACCCGACCCGATGATGGCGCGGGTCAGGGTCGTGCCCGTCTTCCAGATTAAGGAATTGAGGTCTACGCCGGCGGGGGAATTAAGGGACTGCATTTTGAAAATGAGAATACTTTTGGGGGGAATTGGAATTATAGCAAATTAGAACggaagaaaatgagaaatgttttttgtgtttttgaaGCTTGAGTTCTCTAACCAAGCTGAGAAAAATGGAGGTGGGGAAGGGGTTTATATATTGTTTTGGTTTTATCAAATTCCACAATTGGCCCCGCTCAATTTCTATATTTCTCTTTAACACcttcttatttttaattaattttatgcttttactattttttcttGAAAGTATTGACTTTGGTTTTTGGTTTTAATACTCCTAGCGTAGctacaaaattgaaatttctactattaataatttaatataccaCATTATTATTTCAAATATGATCATAAATATCAGCAATTTAACTACAAATATTCAATCAgtatttactactattatatagttccactattttactttttttttatttcagcaTATTGTATTACTCTCTAAATTTGAAAGGAAAAATCTACATTTCAGTTACGTATTTATGTCATTCTCATCCAATCTTATCTAACTACTTCTCAATTTCAAGGTCCAGACAAAACAAAagaggaaaaaatgaaaaagagaaaatggaaaaagaaggaaaaggcAATGGAAAAGGAGAGtgaaatcaaatgaaaaattaaattaaaaaaaaatgtgtcGCAACTTCGCCACATATGTATATTTGGCATGGTTAAACTGCAAGTGAGGTTCGATGATCTCCCTTGCAATGCTCCTACGTTGTGTCTCCTCAGTTTCGCCAGCATTCAGCGGTTCCACTGGGGATGGTCAAATTTCACGCCATTCCCGTTCAATTTCTCTATTTTACTtatattcttttatatttttattagattttttataaaatgaagatataataaagtaaaaatagataaaagtaaagaaaataaaataagagatgaaataaattaagagctaaaaaatgagttattttttgctaaaaaatgaTTTCACTTATTTTGGCATATTGTATTACTTTCTAACTTTGACTCTATCTCAAATCCATCCAATCTCATCCAACAATCTCTCCTTTTACATATCAAGCaaatagaaaaatagaaaaaagaaaaaagaaaaatgacacAATGAAAAAAGAGGCAATAGAAAGGGAAAAATTAAAtcgaaagaaaaaagaaaattggaaaAAAGAAATGGAAATGTATTGCGGCTTTGCCATATATATatgtggcgttcggttgccttGACTAtcatcatgagactatccatctaggattaagttgtgggattattttagctGGAGGAGGGaggttatgactaattatcatgagactattcatctaggattaagttgaagggttcaatcttatgaaccaaacatgatacatatttatttatgagatttaatcttgccaaccgaacagcACCATAATATACATCGTATATTTAGCTACATATGTGGCAATACTACACTGCAATTGAGCTGTGACGATCTAAGGCCATCCAcgacgctgttcctataccgttccttaaactactatttgcgggcccactgtacttttttactccattccttaactaaggaacggaacctgcaaccctccgttccttagccgttccttaaccgttccttaaattactattcattcaatttcatttcttatttttatttccaacccaattcaattaaaacaaacacactttattaaaaaacacacaacattaaaaaaaattacaacttaaacttaaaaaaaataaaaaacacacaattaaaatcctaaaaaaataaaaaacacacaataaaaaacacacaattaaacatgggaaaataaaaaaactactccgccggctaatcatcctccggaggcggtcgaggttgagggggagtcggaaggccaagttgtgctgccatatgcacaattccgttccaccaggccgcgaattgggcgtacgagaagcgggaagtgtccgccattgtggcggtcatttacgccaccataagtgtgtccgagcctccccgcgagcctgatcccgaggccgactggcttgattcgcctcggcccttcctcgctctagccgccttcgccgtagttgtcgtcgccggacattttgtgaagagattgaatatgaaaattggagaggaaatgaagttgatttaggaagaatagatgtgtagttgtgtgtgaaatgaggatgaattaggagtatttatagaataagaaaataaaaataaaaataaaaaaaataaataaataaacggtataaaaaaaacggtaataataccgttaaatttttttttataaaatcgatttttttttaaaaaaataattattgcgtcagcacgtgacgtcgcccactcgcgggccggcgagtgggcgacACGCACGACGCGGGGAGAGCCACGttgccgaagcgcgtggcggcacggaccgtgccgcgggtcgtgccgtcggcacccggcacggcttGAGAACGGCTCCTCGACGACACCATGcaccgcaacgcgttccgctgcgaagtcgttccggcggaacggcccgcggaacgccggcggcccgCATTGCGGGTGCTCTAAAAATTGTATGGATGACTTGTAACGGACATGAACATTTTACTTTTTGAGTTCGTAGATTCTTTATTTTTTGGCCTTACCTTAATAGATAGCAAAGATAATTGAATGTTGTTTAATGAAATCTATTGGTCATTGGAGaatcattttttttgtcaaattagGTGTTTGGTAttgggagtagtatttattacaTGTAAAGTCAATGGTAAATTCATTCCACAATAATAGATTTTTGTTgtgatttgatattttcttagttagatccaaatttcaaaatttcaatgaTTAGTCGGCTAATCCTGCCTTTTAAGTGCTTAATCAGATAATTAGTAGTGTTGGGTTGCGTTGTCGCTGATCTCACACACGtaatcgagaaaataaagcacgcaaacgatataacgtggttcggtgataaaccacctacgtccacggagaagatgaccggaatcttattgatgaactctttacaattacaacgaactcacactcacactcttccgctcacaaccgctcgctacttgagaattaatctctctaggtgtgtgtgtatatggtgtaattctgctacttcactactgagctctatcgagctatttatacaagatgcaatcaagaaataaagtccaactaactctatttcccaaagttagttataaccgctactcggctcaaaaccgaactcttccttctcggctagttccagctcaaagccgagcttccttcttctgccttcttcttctcggctagttccaggctagttccagcttggtaagccgagcttaccgaactcctttcaccgaactcctttctagccgaactcctttctagccgaactcctttctggccgaactcctttctagccgagctagctcaaaaccgagcttcatttcttgatctcttctttgagctgcagctcggctccaacactcgatcaaatcagtagtttgcacggacacactttcacaaatctccaccttgtccttgcaaaactccatcaatatctagattcccttctcaatcctgtTCCATACTTCAACATTCCACAATTTCCACCAACTTCAAGCAACTTCTTAAATAGCCACTTGCAACTTATGAGTTTCTGAGTCCCTGGGTCATTCACCAgaatccaagtcccatttctcaacaaggactctatttcttcttccatggctcTGATCCACTTCTGACTTTCTTTGCATTttatggcttcttcataggttgaAGGCTCTGAGAACATGAGCACCTCTGCTATACaaagagcaaagaagctcatatcataatctgaaaacctgctgggcaagcctgcattccttcttggatttcttctgTTTCCTTGATTTGATGGATCTCCACCTCTTGTGTTTTCATCTGACTGAGAACTGgaagctccaccttcttcttggtgTTCAGAGATTTCAACACCCTCATCAGCATCAGACCAAGCAGATTTctcatcaaactcaaactcttGAATGCTAGAGCTACTGTCACCACCAGGGGGTGCTTTAGTTATCTTGAATGGCATTTCTCCTTCATTGAACACTACATCTCTACTCACAATGATATTCTGACCCCCTTCATCCATATTCCATAACCTATATCCCTTCActccatcttggtatcccaacatCACACATTTTCTTGCTCTTGGTTCCAACTTATTCTGCTTGATATGTGCATAAGCCGCACACCCAAAAATCTTCAAGCCTGAGTAGTCTCCCAAagttccataccatctctgatcaggagtctcattagaaattgatgaagaggggcatttgttaatcagatcagctgcagtagaaacagcctctgcccaaaatttctttggcattccagagtagaaCAACATGCATCTCACTCTTTCTAGCAACGTCCTGTTCATCCTCTCTGCCAGCCCGTTCTGTTGAGGGTTCcttggcacggtcctatgccttcttatccctttcaTTTTACAGAAGCTATCAAACTGAGTAGATAAGAACTCCatcccattatcagttcttaagtACTTCAGCACCGACCCTTTCTCATTTTCATATCTAGTATGCCATTCTCT
This region includes:
- the LOC121745173 gene encoding arogenate dehydratase 1-like; the protein is MQSLNSPAGVDLNSLIWKTGTTLTRAIIGSGHRTIQCSINFSTNQTTGKSFGSGHTSGTRYEWQSACSILAGKVESQQQNTADDAAAVNGHATLDLVPVEQQSTPIRKALSIADLSPSPMHGQKLRVAYQGVPGAYSEAAAGKAYPGCEAIPCDQFEVAFQTVELWIADRAVLPVENSLGGSIHRNYDLLLRHRLHIVGEVQLPVHHCLLTLPGVRKEYLTRVISHPQALAQCEQSLTKLGLNVIREAVDDTAGAAEYIAANKLLDTAAIASARAAELYGMQILADGIQDDHNNVTRFVMLAREPIIPRIDRPFKTSIVFAHDEGTSVLFKVLSAFAFRDISLTKIESRPHRHRPIRLADDANGGVAKHFEYIFYVDFEASMADVRAQNALAEVQEFTSFLRVLGSYPMDMTPWSPSSSAAVE